DNA sequence from the Juglans microcarpa x Juglans regia isolate MS1-56 chromosome 5S, Jm3101_v1.0, whole genome shotgun sequence genome:
ATGAAATAGTCAAGTCATGACCAAGTAATCGTTAGTATTTGATGATGACGTACGAGTGCTGCCAATGGACACGaggtcaatgaatggcaaaagcTAAAGTGACCGAGGGACccgataatttatttattttttagtggtTGCGTTTCGTTATTAAATTAAGctgaattaaattgaattgagatgataaaatattatttttttaatattattattattttaaaatttaaaaaaattaaattatttattatattttatattaaaatttaaaaaaattataatgatgagttgaatgtgagtaaaatataatatgaattttttaaaaatatttaagaatatatatttaactttatCGGGACCCATCCCGAACATACAGCACGACTCCGACGTGAATACCCGTGGAAAACGCAAAAGCATGCAGACAAAATGTTACCCGTTCGATAGGTTAAGGCTTCAAGCCTATCGAAGAGAAAGAGACCTATAAATGGGAGTAGATCTCAAACAGCTGAGAGTAcctcaaaacaagaaaaaattgttAATATCTCCCCTAGCAATTAACCAGTCTACCTTCAGTTTTTAAGCACCCCTTTGCATATTTCTCTCCCTAAAAGACGTAAAAGACGTGAGGCTTTACGTCCAATACTCAATATATACTCATCATCTTAGCTGAAAAACCAAGACAATTATGAAGGTATATTGGAGGTTGCTAGCTAGGAGTACGTGCTGCATGTGAGAAAAATCAGACCGATCgaagatatataatatagtttttgcTAACATAAAGTTGCATTGGTTTTTGCAGCAAACGGTGCTGATCAGGGTGTCCATGGATGGCCACATGAAGTGTCTTTTTTGCTACAGGCTGGATGGACAGAAAGTCCGGACCAAAGCCTTGAAGATTGCAGTTAGCGTTAAAGGTACGTAACGgatcaaataaaacatttaatttggGTCGACAGTACTATATTGTATAAACCACCGCTGTTAACATAGCATTTTATTAATActgaaaattacatatatttttttccatttctgttTTTGATGGGTGGCCATGATATATATGTGATGTTCAGGGGTGGAATCAGCATCTTTAAAAGGGGATGAAAAGGACCAAATAGAAGTAAAAGGGGATATGATTGATACAGTGGAACTTACATCGTTACTCAGGAAGAAAGTGGGACCTGCACACATAATTACTGTGGAGGCACAGAAGAAAGAAGAACCGAAAGTGCTGGAGTGCATTGCGTGGCcttatggtggtggtggtggtggtggtgttcCTTCCTGCTACTCCTATCCAATCTATGAGGTCAGGGATTGCCATGAGAGCTCCAACCCTTGCTCCATCATGTAACGTCTGTTCGTTTATCAGTAGATCTAGACAGCAGTTGAGTAATTTCaacatgagtttttgtttttctcttttcaaatgcGTACCCAGGGTGAGCATGCAGATCTGGAATTGAATCATCGCTTGttatatatcaataaaaatCGTTGGTTTGTTGAGTTTCTGACCTCTTAGATATCATTTTTtgaatctttaattattttgatgatttatgatatgaagatgacgAAACTGATGAAAGAACAACATATATAGGATGTCTGATAATTCTGCTCGTGCGTGATTAACTTCAATGTACTGCGAAAGCACAAACAAATTAATGCTCTGCTCGAAGGAATATATTAATTGAAGTCTGGCGTACGAtcattaatgataaaattgtCAAACTCATGTGAAAAAAACTCACGATCCAACTCGACAAAAAGCTTGTTTGAAATGGTTTATAATATCCTTATGGTTGGAACTGGATGACTCCCTCGATACCACCCACGAAAGAGTCAACAAAATTCCTTGGAAAATTTAACTTTCTAGGATGGAATCCGAACGAACCAGGCCAGAttcgtattataaaattatcacttattttaaaagtttaagttgataaaaataaataaattttattatttatttgatctcttaatatttttcttcacgTGTGGACCAGACTCTCTTTCAATAAGTGATCCaatacgtaaaatatttaattaaatgagatagagtgtagagttaagattaaaaaaatctctactctaataatatataaaatcactatttatctcataaatttaaacttttaaaaatggataaattttattatttatttaatacgCTAACAGCATCACCCGGCAAtagagagaaaagggacagaATATGGACAGACATGCTGATTTATTGATTTTGCGTTGACGGTTCAAACGTCAATTATTTGAAATGATTTCTACAGTCTCGTACAGCATAAGACTCACGCATTTacttagggaaaaaaaaatctaaatctcacctaaaaaagaatttatcttttaataataagtcatatatttgtaaataaagtgtaaaaaattgtctataaatacatctaatattatttttattattattcctattatcattttatttttggtacCATAAGTGCCAAAATCTAGCCTACAATTGGCAGTTAGAATCTTGGGACACTGTAAGTTTTAATTTGTCCTTCGTCTCAATTGAAAGCGCATAAGATGCAAGCAATAGTTAtagatacaaatttattagATGTACAAGCTTGATATAAACTCCTCTGTAGAAGGTAAGATCTTAAACTAATAAGAGAGCTGGTTTGGAGGTTTCATTACATCTCAACTCAACCTCTAAATATAATTTACGAAAAATGATTCTCTTAAACGCTTTTGTGcatcaaatttaataaaacgacgcgtctttattttttgttcaaaattgaaactgaaaaaataatggttctaccaatcactacacctagagggagaggggtgaataggtgtattccaattttgatagtcttttcaatattaaaaacaaataaacagttaatcaatggacaaaaacaattaacacaatgattttggtcacgaagtggaaactcatttgaagaacttcttcaaattctaaaaccactccaaGTGTAAGGCACCActtaaaatccactatagaaaaagtttattacaaccaatttagagacactcacaaaacctttctAGTTCCTAAACCTGGCTTGCAATATCACGaatgacccactcgatctctacacgcatgtagtgtcggaactctgaccttctatagctttccatgagaacctctcgatctctgcatcacagcagctccggaaaccttccggccaacaacacgtccacttcaatggactttgaatgagattttatcttgagtgtggtgtggtggatatgtgtttgtccaagagagattcacaagggAGGAAAAtgtttctctctttggctcttgaaacacttagggttttgcactatttttccacaccacagaacagaaatgatctgttctatttatagtcccagcaagtcacggcgctcaaaacatgaatatttaagttgtcttgaacattggctcgagcgaggtgttgagcgaaggtcgagcgcacgttatcttctaaaaccgctcgagcgaaggtcgagcgaacgtctctggatgagttctgctcgtgcgcaacatcgagcgcacatcgagcgaaccactctggatgggttccgctcgagcgctgagtcgagcgcacatcgagcgaaccactctggatgggttctgctcgagcgccacgtcaagctcacttcgagcgaaccactctgtttgGGTTCCGCTCTAGCGcttagtcgagcgcacatcgagcgaaccactctggatgggttctgctcgagcgccacgtcaagctcccatcgagcgaacctctctggaaggttccgcttgagcgccagtcgagcgccagtcgagccatgttgagcacacttcaatctttttcatgtaccaatgcatcaacacttgttacaactcaactttacataggttttcacaaaaatatgccaattaactcatttttccctcaacagaAACAATATTTATCTCTTTGTCATGCTTCatcaagaaccaaaaaaaaaaaaaaaaaaaaggtttacagCTCTGTTAAGACAATGAAAATGGGTATTGAGGTTCGTTTGATGGAAAAGATCCCTAAAATAGTTGCAGTGGAACCCATAGCTGATGAAGAAACTAGCCTTGAGCTGAATGAGGAAAATATTGATAAGGTACTCCAAGTCTCCAAGAAATAAGGCCGTATCTTGGAGCAGCCGGTGGGTCGCTTGAACTTGTGGCAATTGAGGAGTCGATAGTCAAAATTCGTATAACAGGACCAGCAGCATGGGTGATGACTGTTCGAGTGTCTGTTACATAGAAACTATGAGAGAAAATTCCATCCATTGCAGCAGTTCAACTTCTGTAAAAcccataaaacaaaagaaatacacccccccccccttttgTCTCTCTAATTGTATGCTTGCGATTTCTTGTCTCAAGTAATTTGCAAACAAGGTGTGTCAATGGAACTCCATAAAAAACCTTTATGGTAGTTCTATGGAATATGTACAGTTCGAAATACAGAGGCTTGCAAAAGTCagtagaaagaaaggaaaaaaaaaaaaaaaagtcttttttcttttcaattgttttttattttattaaaaaataaaaataagatccgatgaaatattaaactaataattagtATGTTTCACCAACCTGCTTATATTTAGAAGAACTGATAAtttaaactaaatattttttatttttttatttttttatcatcaatccTAACGATTAAAAATAATTGACTGCTTCAAccatttattttctatacagtcatactatttttttccttgctaTTTGGTCACGAGTTTCTCTCTATTAACTCATTAGAAATGTTAGAGCATTGATATTGATTAGCCAAATAcctttatcattttcaaatttaactaATATCATTCCTATTTAGCTTACGTTAAATTAGTCAAATTGATTTTATCTATGAGTtataataattcttttgagatttgaaaagtacTGTAACTAGTCTAAatgtctcttttttttattattattatatttgggtGAAGGGAGCTGAACCACGCACATTGTCTCCCTCCCGCTCTCAGAAATATGGCAACGACTTCCCATTCTTTGCTCTGCAACAGGCTACAGCTACTCATTCTTCACCTCAAAACCTTCACTTTCTTAACGGCAATTGCCCAAATCAACAGCCGCAATAGGATCCTCGAAAGCTAGTACGTGGGCAACTACAACGCCGCCTCCTCTACCACCCACACCACATCGCATCATCTCCAGTCGTATAAGGAAACCAATGTGCCACGCTGCTCGATGCCAGCCTGCTACTGTAGTATCTTCGTCCGCAGATGAGGGCGATGATAACACACGGTGTTTGCTGCAAATAATTCTGTGGGTGGCCGAGGGAGTTTACATTTTGTGACTCTTCCTGCTTCCTTATGCCCTAGTAAGCCGCTTTCCCTTTCTAGCCACTTTCTCTATCCAATTGCTTGTCAAGCATTATCTATTGGTTTATGTAATTTGAAATTGTTGGAGTTTCAAGCTCAATGGAAAGTTTGTGGCTTTCGTTGATATTATCCGTGGGATTTATCTGACAGGAAAATAGTGTCAACCATATCATTTCATTCACTCCTATGTTACCATACCAAGATTGATAGGCCATACTTTAAATTTAAATCAAGTTTTGCTTGTATTATCTCATGGAGATCCCGCGTGGGCCATCAGTTCAGACACAATAAACTCTCTTCTGGGTCTTTCTCTCAATTTCTTCTTGATATTGCCTCTTGTGAATTCTGGTATGTATAGCAATTGTTGGTTATATCCATATTATGATGTTAATCATCTCGATTTATGGGCTTTCCTCTCCATTCTGATGGAACCCTGATGTTTCTAGtagttgtttattttgttatctGGTTTGTGGAGCAATATCATGTTATTTTAGTGTTTGATCCGATAATCTCTGAAATAAACAATGTGTTTGCTAATCCAATGTTATGTGTCATATAACATTGTATAAATGTCATTACTGTCTTTGTTTCCATTACTGAGCATATTTAGATAGAATCTGTGCACACCTTCAATTTTCTGCACTAATATCTTCACTTCCTGCTTACATCCATCACACGTCCATACTAAAGTGAATCTGTTTGGGAGTGAATCTGACAGCATGCAAGGCCTTTATATTTTGGTTAATCTAACAGTTTGAGTGCATGAGTTTGCATCCAACGTTTGGGAGTGAATCTGTTTTCGGTTTTAAGCAGCAAGTTACATTAGCCTATTTGCATCCAACATGTGTTGGAAATACATGTGGCTGGGCAGCAACTATGACCTGTTGTTATACGTGGGCAACAACattttatgataatttatataaattttgctGAAAGTATAGATTATTGGATTGTGAACAATAGTGGTAGTGTTGAAAtgatagtagtagtagtagtatcACAATTTGTTGCTCAACTAGAAATGTTTCTTGGGgatagttgtgaaaacaaaaatgaaaataattgttgGAGTTTGTTGGGAAGTGTTGGAGATTAAtagattatgaaaaaaaaaaaagtatttaaacaaataaaaaattgtattaaaaaaataataatattttattattatagagaatgaGATAGCTAATACAATATGGAGttcaagttttgaataattattcaaaagctaaaaaatcacatattagctaaattttaactTTGGAATAGCTAATCTAATGCTTAGTGCTCTTAGgtaactttttatttaaaatagttaataattaattaaagtgtCTCAAATCAGTGGATATAACAGGGAAAGTCCCATTAGGAAGTGGAAGGGGCAGAGCAGTGACTAGTTAGAAAGAAGAATCGCAGGTCCATACATTGTGTAGAATATTGAATTAATCTTTTGGTATTTGATGATGACGTAAGAGTGCTCCTAATGGACACGAGGTGAATACCTAatggtgcgtttggttaccaaactcacctcaactcatctcaactcatcattacaactttttcaaatcccaatacaaaatataataaacaattcaattttttcaaattttaaaataataataatattaaaaaataatattctaacaatattttatcatcacaactcaactcaactcaactcactttaacatccacacacacctaATTCTTTGTCTGATacgatcaattttttttttttttaaataaatattcatcCAACCGAACCCacctctcctctctcctctctcctctctcaacTTCAGTTTGTTTCCCGCGCATATTAAAGCACtcttattagattagtcaaagttaaaagatatttttaataaatataaaaaaaatttaacttttgactattccatttacataaatctttatattggaatagctatttttttattatataacaataaaataatataagataaatttgattttagttattcacatacagtctccacattagattatacatttattcattatatagtaataaataactaataattttaaaaatatttaatttttttaattattaatttatttaattttatctattttactattctacctattatatattaattaatgatcatattcttattaagttaatatatcactaactcaaattaatatatcaattgtgataaaatatgtgatagaaagaaagggagagagaaataattaataaaatatgtatttgatgtatgtacaataaccttcaaatttgaaaaaacttttgaaagttaTTGTAGATATttggaatttagctaatccattgtgaatatattttgttctctaataactaaatactcaatgaatttaacttttagctaatccaataagAGTGCTATTAGAAATTTcacctttctcttttctttcccaaCGCATTCGGTTTCCTACGATCACCCCCCAAGATTTCCCCACCATCAGCTATTCCGGCAGTATCCTCCTCCATCATCGCTGTTTCTACTCCGACTAAACCAGTATCACCTTTGTCACCAGGGTCCCTTCCGAACCCTTACTCGACCCTCATTTTAGGCAACGAGTCCGATTGAACATCACCACCCACGACGGTTTGGTCTGGTCTTCGTGATGCCACTGCACCactctctcctctcttttttttctgaTCCTGCCTGTTCACTTTCTCTACCAATTGGATCAGGTATGCGAtgtttaaaaatgagttttgtcaTTTGTAACTTGAAAGTTTACTTATAACTATCATATTTCTTTATCAAAGTTGTTCGAGAAAATTGTTGATAGCATCTAATTTTGCTAGAAAATTCCATTGTGATTAGTGCAAGAAACAACCACGCTGTAATGTTTACATGTTGTAGCATTCAATGCATGTTGTTTGTCGTTCATATTTATTGTCGGGTCATCGCCTCTTTTAATATAATGTCGTGTGATAGTTTGGCTTTAGGCAATTGTCCTTTAACCTCTTTAGAGTATTCACATTGGCTTAGGCAAATGTCAGTTCAACCCTTAATTGAGCTATTGTGACTATAAGTTGGACTACATTAATTGGATTAGGCATCATAAAACCATCCAACTCTTGAGCTGCAGTAACACATGAAATCAACAAATATAACTTTTGTTGTAGCAAGGCcatttaatttcttattattatttcgTCCAACTGAATTAGATTATGCTTAATTTCTTACCCGTGGAGACGATAAGGAATTAATCTTATGTACAAGACAAATAAGTTCTTTACATTTATTTGTTACTGAACCTATAATATGTGATGTTGTGCGTACGTAACTATGAGAAAGCTAAAGACCCTAGGCATCTAAGAGACAACGAAGGACGAGAATCCCCTCAACTAGAGGGAAAAGCAACCAAGTctcttagagcattagcattgacTTAGCCAAATGTCTTTGTAATCTAAAATTCGGCTAATAATACCTTAAAATTGTCTGTATTGAAAGAGGCAAATGGTTTGCATTTGCCTTAAATGCTACATTTAATCTCCAAATATGAATGattattagaaattaatttatgttattttctctctcatctctttccTTCACACTCACACTTTCTTCTCTGTTCTCTTGATAGGTATTATGTATTTTGATGTGTAGATTattagaaattatgaaaagtaaaataaaaaattgggtaaaaaaaacataaaatatatacattaatgtgttaatagttttttttaaagtaatcatattttattattatagctaGTGATATGGCTAATTCAATATGTGATATAAATTATTATGGATAGCTAAAAGAcaaaatgtgatattttattcaaaattttccaaaaaatttagCTACACCAATGCTAATACTCTTATACAAGCATATACTCAAATGAG
Encoded proteins:
- the LOC121268176 gene encoding heavy metal-associated isoprenylated plant protein 46-like isoform X2, producing MPLHHSLFSFFLNPPVHFLSSRLDQQTVLIRVSMDGHMKFRTKALKIAVSVKGVESASLKGDEKDQIEVKGDMIDTVELTSLLRKKVGPAHIITVEAQKKEEPKVLECIAWPYGGGESSNPCSIM
- the LOC121268176 gene encoding heavy metal-associated isoprenylated plant protein 46-like isoform X1; protein product: MPLHHSLFSFFLNPPVHFLSSRLDQQTVLIRVSMDGHMKFRTKALKIAVSVSGVESASLKGDEKDQIEVKGDMIDTVELTSLLRKKVGPAHIITVEAQKKEEPKVLECIAWPYGGGESSNPCSIM